From one Candidatus Neptunochlamydia vexilliferae genomic stretch:
- the dnaK gene encoding molecular chaperone DnaK → MAKKTKVIGIDLGTTNSCVAVMEGGAAKVIANAEGTRTTPSIVSYKDGERLVGVPAKRQAVTNPEKTLYSTKRFIGRKFSEVESEIKTVPYTVAANSNGDAVFEVDGQTLTPEEVGAQVLKKMKETAEEYLGEEVTEAVITVPAYFNDSQRQSTKDAGKIAGLDVKRIIPEPTAAALAYGLDKEGGDKKIAVFDLGGGTFDISILEIGDGVFEVHATNGDTHLGGDDFDNVIINWMLEEFKKESGIDLSKDKMALQRIKDAAEKAKIELSGTQQTEINQPFITMDASGPKHLALTLTRAKFESLASSLIERCVEPCLNALKDSGISKSEIHDVLLVGGMSRMPAVQEKVKEIFGKEPHKGVNPDEVVATGAAIQGGVLAGDVKDVLLLDVIPLTLGIETMGGIMTPLVERNTTIPTQKKQTFSTAVDNQPAVTIVVLQGERKMSKDNKEIGRFDLTEIPPAPRGTPQIEVAFDIDANGILHVSAKDLGSGKEQKIEIKAQSGLDEKEIDRMVKDAEVHAEEDKKKKEEVENRNKADSLVFQAEKALADYKDKLPDHLTKEIQTRVDKVKEVLKGTDDAAISAAADELNTYMQKIGEEVQKQGGAQPGAQQQGTPPPQGEAKPDIEEAEVEVLDDEEDK, encoded by the coding sequence ATGGCTAAAAAAACAAAAGTCATTGGAATTGACCTTGGAACCACCAACTCTTGCGTCGCAGTGATGGAAGGGGGAGCGGCAAAGGTCATTGCCAACGCAGAAGGAACACGGACCACCCCCTCAATCGTCTCTTATAAAGATGGAGAGCGCTTAGTAGGGGTCCCTGCAAAGCGGCAGGCGGTGACCAACCCAGAAAAAACCCTCTACTCGACCAAACGGTTTATTGGGAGAAAGTTTTCTGAGGTCGAATCAGAAATCAAAACAGTCCCCTACACAGTGGCTGCCAATAGCAACGGCGATGCTGTTTTTGAGGTCGACGGGCAGACGCTTACTCCTGAAGAAGTGGGCGCTCAAGTCCTTAAGAAGATGAAAGAAACCGCAGAAGAGTATCTCGGTGAAGAGGTGACCGAAGCGGTCATCACCGTTCCCGCCTACTTTAACGACTCGCAGCGGCAATCGACAAAAGATGCCGGAAAAATCGCTGGTCTTGATGTGAAGCGGATCATCCCTGAGCCAACAGCAGCCGCTCTTGCTTATGGCCTCGACAAGGAAGGAGGCGATAAAAAGATCGCTGTCTTCGACCTTGGAGGAGGAACCTTCGATATCTCGATCCTGGAAATCGGTGACGGCGTCTTCGAAGTGCATGCGACCAATGGTGACACCCATCTTGGGGGAGATGATTTCGATAACGTCATCATCAACTGGATGCTCGAAGAGTTTAAAAAGGAAAGCGGCATCGATCTTTCAAAAGATAAGATGGCCCTGCAGCGGATTAAAGATGCTGCGGAAAAGGCAAAGATTGAGCTTTCCGGAACCCAACAAACCGAGATCAACCAGCCCTTCATCACCATGGATGCAAGTGGCCCCAAACACTTAGCATTGACACTCACCCGCGCAAAGTTTGAGAGCTTAGCATCGAGTCTGATCGAGCGGTGTGTTGAGCCTTGCTTAAACGCCCTAAAAGACTCAGGAATTAGCAAGTCTGAAATCCACGACGTTCTTCTCGTTGGAGGGATGAGCCGGATGCCTGCTGTTCAGGAAAAGGTCAAAGAGATCTTCGGCAAAGAGCCTCATAAAGGGGTCAACCCGGATGAAGTCGTTGCAACAGGAGCGGCGATTCAGGGCGGAGTTCTTGCAGGAGATGTGAAAGATGTCCTCCTTCTCGATGTCATTCCCCTAACGCTTGGGATTGAAACAATGGGAGGAATCATGACTCCCCTCGTCGAAAGGAACACCACCATCCCAACACAGAAAAAGCAAACCTTCTCAACCGCTGTTGACAATCAGCCTGCGGTGACCATTGTGGTTCTTCAGGGAGAGCGAAAAATGTCAAAAGACAACAAGGAAATCGGCCGGTTTGACCTGACCGAAATTCCTCCCGCTCCACGAGGAACGCCACAAATCGAGGTTGCCTTCGACATCGATGCCAACGGAATCCTCCACGTATCTGCCAAAGATCTCGGCTCTGGAAAAGAGCAAAAAATCGAGATCAAGGCGCAGTCAGGTCTCGATGAAAAAGAGATCGATCGGATGGTCAAAGATGCAGAGGTCCATGCTGAAGAAGATAAGAAGAAAAAAGAAGAAGTTGAAAACCGAAACAAAGCGGACAGCCTCGTCTTCCAAGCAGAAAAGGCCCTAGCTGACTATAAGGATAAGCTTCCCGATCACCTCACTAAAGAGATCCAAACCCGGGTCGACAAGGTGAAAGAGGTCCTTAAAGGGACCGATGACGCTGCGATTTCAGCCGCTGCTGATGAGCTCAACACCTACATGCAAAAGATTGGTGAAGAGGTTCAAAAGCAGGGTGGCGCTCAGCCTGGTGCTCAGCAGCAAGGAACCCCTCCCCCTCAGGGAGAGGCCAAGCCTGATATCGAAGAAGCTGAAGTCGAAGTCCTCGACGACGAAGAGGATAAGTAA
- a CDS encoding nucleotide exchange factor GrpE, giving the protein MDEEPQETTNKEEVIDETELLKKQIKEEQEKYLRSLADMENSRKRMQKEKHDVTRFAVENVIGEFLSPLDNFENAMSFIHQASEETQNWAKGFEMILTQFKDILSAHKVTSYTSEGHQFDPHLHEVLEIEETEKHEDGMIIQEFVKGYKCGDRVLRPARVKVAKAPAQEEEKEDQQEEENNGE; this is encoded by the coding sequence GTGGACGAAGAGCCGCAAGAAACAACAAATAAAGAAGAAGTGATCGATGAAACAGAGCTTCTCAAAAAGCAAATCAAAGAGGAACAAGAAAAGTACCTCCGCTCCCTTGCCGACATGGAAAATTCACGGAAGCGGATGCAAAAGGAAAAGCATGATGTGACCCGTTTTGCAGTGGAAAATGTCATCGGAGAATTCCTCTCTCCCTTAGACAATTTTGAAAATGCGATGAGCTTTATCCACCAAGCTTCGGAAGAAACGCAAAACTGGGCCAAAGGATTTGAGATGATCCTCACCCAATTTAAAGATATTTTATCGGCACATAAGGTGACCTCTTATACGTCAGAAGGACACCAGTTTGACCCCCACCTCCACGAGGTCCTTGAGATCGAAGAGACCGAGAAACATGAAGATGGAATGATCATTCAAGAGTTTGTCAAAGGGTACAAATGTGGCGATAGAGTCCTCCGTCCGGCGCGTGTCAAAGTAGCGAAAGCGCCAGCGCAAGAGGAAGAAAAAGAAGATCAACAAGAAGAAGAAAACAACGGAGAATAA
- the hrcA gene encoding heat-inducible transcriptional repressor HrcA, with translation MVTKKKQKSERQQEVLLGLVELFLLTGKAVGSNTLKESGFDHISSATIRNYFAKLEEEGLLKQQHSSGGRIPTAAAYKLFAKHHLESKEVSEEEFKVMKKELDQDTREIASYLQSASELLSDLTQGAVFLSSPRFDQDLVTDIKIVKIDPKRCLVVIVTDFGLIKTEVLHTPKKLSSFSLKRLESYFRFRLSGLDRPKLNAEEEEIGANFYSEILMRHIVGYSNFSAEDIYKTGFSKLIRFPEFRDAMVLASGLSIFENSSYMRGLLSSCVKSEGLKVWIGDDISSAAQSSIIAAPYFIHGKAVGAIAILGPIRMPYPKLFGILRKFSEVLSEALTRNLYKYKITYRQPETLKIIDQTGE, from the coding sequence ATGGTAACAAAGAAGAAGCAAAAATCTGAAAGACAACAAGAGGTCCTCCTGGGGCTCGTCGAGCTTTTCCTCCTCACAGGAAAGGCGGTAGGATCGAACACCCTCAAAGAGAGCGGCTTCGATCATATTAGCTCGGCCACGATCCGGAATTATTTTGCCAAGCTGGAGGAAGAGGGGCTATTAAAGCAGCAACACTCCTCCGGAGGACGGATCCCTACCGCTGCCGCCTATAAACTATTTGCCAAGCACCATCTAGAAAGCAAGGAAGTGTCTGAAGAAGAGTTCAAGGTGATGAAGAAAGAGCTCGATCAAGATACCCGCGAAATTGCTAGCTACTTGCAAAGCGCCTCTGAACTTTTGAGCGACCTAACGCAAGGAGCGGTTTTTTTATCTTCTCCCCGTTTCGACCAGGATTTGGTGACAGATATCAAGATCGTCAAGATCGACCCAAAGCGATGTTTGGTTGTCATTGTGACCGACTTTGGACTGATTAAAACAGAGGTTTTGCATACGCCAAAAAAACTGAGTAGCTTTTCTCTAAAACGGCTCGAATCCTATTTCCGCTTCCGATTAAGCGGATTGGATCGCCCGAAGCTAAATGCTGAAGAGGAGGAAATCGGCGCCAATTTCTACAGCGAAATTTTGATGCGTCACATCGTCGGTTATTCGAACTTTAGCGCCGAAGATATTTATAAGACGGGGTTTTCAAAATTGATCCGCTTCCCGGAGTTTCGGGATGCAATGGTCCTAGCAAGTGGCCTTTCGATTTTTGAAAACAGCTCGTATATGCGGGGCCTTTTAAGTAGCTGCGTCAAATCAGAGGGACTCAAGGTGTGGATTGGAGATGACATCTCGTCAGCTGCGCAAAGTAGCATCATTGCTGCTCCCTATTTCATTCATGGAAAGGCGGTAGGCGCCATTGCCATTTTAGGACCGATTCGGATGCCCTATCCCAAGCTGTTTGGGATCTTGCGCAAGTTTTCAGAGGTGTTAAGTGAAGCCTTGACCCGCAACCTCTACAAGTATAAAATCACCTATCGTCAACCCGAAACATTAAAAATTATAGATCAAACAGGAGAATAA
- a CDS encoding trypsin-like peptidase domain-containing protein produces MSSTISEKKSEDPRSFNTLHRAKEVKSIVEKYAPVVFRIFEGNSGKGTGFLIGPRLLMTNWHLIKSEEQSKKRSVRIFRLEEDRKGSYTILTTPPIAFDPDTVFFTSPNPSKYGVSKGKLDYTIIALKESPQYNSYLNKVQKSAISIFDYATPKQHDTAVVLGHPGIKDSITGAQGVFGYSVDAVHKLKVFAVTYLSRTSGGSSGSPVFNLNGKLIGLHYAKSSEGSGSKMHPYAGVATLMSRIIEDLKSQDGFQKKINYFAQSQKTAPLWKAPITGKRLRLPPDFSGRRAELKRLTELLKEKNKVAITGPSGIGKSSMLAKFTSGEKSIAYEGGTDNSILAGIKNLLELCGYKSDGKHRTKACDYLKEHGNNLKGYLIVFDGVNHIEGLELIYRALPANDSRFKVIVTTTLASKYVQEAHFEEMSLSSLKLNEAKDYLLSAIPFNQRKQEAEQAISLAKGLKAIPGLLKEVVIWVKKQKSSFSEYLRLHPDYQKRPKSVLASMLVGIESIKEDHSSRNILAFLAFSADVSIPRKFAVDLFKAFDPPIQEVDTVNKIGSIADQGLITIQSNYYEIHAMNKQLILEALSKEEQQNYLKNALNAFEKSFNKKNISYFSHIQKIITHPDVLGSKESHKSLLKKMADYHFENESYEEALKVADKLLEIDGRSFDSLSSLAYSLKGLERYMECIAAYKELLRNKSCSEYFKGMAYWRLAVCHAKLKLTEEAEIWFRRGIEQMTIHRGVNLTNIYLDLRGFFKELKDNVAAHRLIHEALHFLLSKNLGDYDDYARLIGRIAKDNLKDNPQKSLDNLMRVLKLSKQQKFKDSFNIKYLSVQKLYELLGVVSRKLGNNDHAIVYYKQLLKGKQQRYSDTSVLTAFPSSYIGEALSRKGDIKQAFMYHLYAFLVRKKAQPLKFPGNLNYSAKHVQKYYKDGHLSEDSYWKKKFEAVAFKGAFTQQDEQALKEVIQSIKNKPPHNLPSLDHIQDLSVDEYFFNWLTYVEKNFPKGEVRPAELKWLFKTGQFSKDRGYNLIKKWFDNGLKTNGEGLTAYDIQCLGDWKSCPYQQKANSLLKAWFEVTAPKKVDKFHVYDFERLFSDALDQWEKKREVLFDKWLKGVVPSRLSSMDINAIIALAFFVGSKKQEKYKDIIIRYIEGWVKNHGGSLSSCELGFLCESVKSSKDGKLSQLLQKITPVCPSSWSKKGSLLTGSSNHNSSSSSSSSSSNSNFINSNRKK; encoded by the coding sequence ATGTCTTCTACAATTAGCGAAAAAAAAAGTGAAGACCCTAGAAGTTTTAACACTCTGCATAGAGCAAAAGAAGTTAAAAGCATTGTTGAAAAGTATGCGCCTGTTGTTTTTAGAATTTTTGAAGGGAATTCAGGCAAGGGTACCGGGTTTTTAATTGGCCCAAGACTGCTGATGACGAACTGGCATTTGATAAAAAGCGAAGAGCAGTCAAAAAAACGGTCTGTCCGAATTTTTCGCTTGGAAGAAGACAGGAAGGGATCTTATACCATCCTTACAACTCCCCCCATTGCATTTGATCCAGACACAGTTTTTTTTACTTCACCAAACCCTAGCAAATATGGGGTTTCTAAAGGGAAACTTGACTATACAATTATTGCTCTTAAGGAGTCTCCGCAGTACAATTCTTATTTGAATAAGGTTCAGAAGAGTGCTATTTCAATTTTTGACTATGCTACCCCAAAGCAGCATGATACAGCGGTAGTGTTAGGTCATCCAGGAATTAAGGACTCTATTACAGGAGCTCAAGGGGTCTTTGGTTATTCAGTCGATGCTGTTCATAAATTGAAGGTTTTTGCTGTTACTTATTTAAGTAGAACATCTGGTGGATCTTCAGGCAGCCCAGTATTCAACTTGAATGGAAAGCTTATTGGCTTACACTACGCTAAATCCTCCGAAGGTTCAGGGAGTAAAATGCATCCTTACGCCGGCGTTGCAACATTGATGTCAAGGATCATCGAAGACTTAAAATCTCAAGATGGATTTCAAAAGAAAATAAATTACTTTGCTCAGTCCCAAAAAACGGCCCCTCTTTGGAAGGCTCCTATAACGGGAAAAAGGCTTAGGCTTCCACCCGACTTTAGCGGAAGGAGGGCTGAGCTAAAAAGATTGACAGAGCTTTTAAAAGAAAAAAATAAGGTTGCAATTACGGGACCCTCAGGGATAGGAAAGTCCTCTATGTTAGCTAAATTTACCAGTGGAGAAAAATCCATTGCGTATGAAGGGGGAACAGATAATAGTATATTAGCTGGGATTAAAAATCTTTTGGAGCTATGTGGATACAAAAGTGATGGTAAGCATCGAACTAAAGCTTGTGACTACCTTAAAGAACATGGAAATAACTTAAAGGGGTACTTAATTGTATTTGATGGAGTGAACCATATAGAAGGGCTCGAGCTTATTTACCGGGCACTTCCCGCTAATGACTCTCGCTTTAAGGTGATTGTAACAACAACTCTTGCTTCTAAATATGTTCAAGAGGCTCATTTCGAAGAGATGTCGTTAAGCAGCCTAAAGCTTAATGAAGCAAAAGACTACCTACTGTCTGCAATTCCTTTTAATCAGAGAAAACAGGAAGCTGAACAAGCTATCTCCCTAGCTAAAGGGCTCAAAGCAATCCCAGGTTTATTGAAAGAGGTTGTGATATGGGTAAAAAAGCAAAAAAGTAGTTTTTCTGAATACCTAAGACTTCACCCAGATTATCAAAAACGTCCAAAAAGTGTTTTAGCTTCAATGCTTGTTGGGATCGAGTCGATAAAAGAAGATCATAGCTCGAGAAATATTTTAGCTTTCTTAGCTTTTTCTGCCGATGTGTCAATCCCAAGGAAGTTTGCTGTAGATCTTTTTAAGGCATTTGATCCACCTATACAAGAGGTTGATACCGTTAATAAAATTGGATCGATTGCTGACCAAGGCCTTATTACAATTCAATCAAATTATTATGAAATACATGCAATGAATAAACAGCTTATCTTGGAGGCACTTTCAAAAGAAGAGCAGCAAAATTATCTTAAAAATGCTTTAAATGCTTTTGAAAAGTCTTTTAATAAAAAAAATATATCCTACTTCTCACATATTCAAAAAATTATTACCCATCCTGATGTCCTAGGCTCAAAGGAATCACACAAGTCATTATTAAAAAAAATGGCAGACTATCATTTTGAAAATGAAAGCTATGAAGAGGCATTAAAGGTTGCTGATAAGCTCTTAGAGATTGATGGAAGGAGTTTTGATAGTCTTTCTTCTCTTGCTTACTCCCTAAAAGGGCTAGAAAGATATATGGAGTGTATAGCGGCTTATAAAGAGTTATTAAGAAATAAATCCTGTTCCGAATACTTTAAAGGGATGGCGTATTGGAGGTTAGCGGTTTGTCATGCTAAGCTAAAGTTAACAGAAGAAGCAGAGATTTGGTTTAGGCGCGGTATTGAGCAGATGACGATACATAGAGGAGTGAACTTAACGAACATTTATTTAGATCTTAGAGGTTTTTTCAAAGAATTAAAGGATAATGTTGCTGCACATAGGCTGATCCACGAGGCACTCCACTTCTTATTAAGCAAGAATCTTGGGGATTATGATGATTATGCTCGATTGATTGGTAGGATTGCTAAAGATAACCTCAAGGACAATCCTCAGAAATCCCTAGATAACTTAATGAGAGTCTTAAAGCTCAGTAAGCAACAGAAATTTAAAGACAGTTTCAATATTAAGTATTTGAGTGTGCAGAAACTATATGAGCTTTTAGGGGTTGTAAGCAGAAAATTAGGAAATAACGATCATGCTATTGTCTATTATAAACAGCTCCTGAAGGGAAAGCAGCAAAGGTACTCTGATACATCTGTATTGACTGCTTTTCCATCCAGTTACATAGGGGAAGCTCTTAGTAGAAAGGGGGATATTAAGCAGGCCTTTATGTACCATCTGTACGCTTTTTTGGTAAGAAAAAAAGCTCAACCACTAAAATTCCCAGGAAACCTCAACTACAGTGCAAAGCATGTTCAAAAATATTATAAAGATGGACACTTGTCAGAGGATTCTTACTGGAAAAAAAAGTTTGAAGCGGTTGCTTTTAAAGGGGCTTTTACTCAGCAAGATGAGCAAGCCCTAAAAGAAGTAATCCAGTCTATTAAAAACAAACCACCCCATAATCTTCCATCATTGGATCATATCCAAGATCTGTCTGTTGATGAGTATTTTTTTAACTGGCTAACATATGTAGAAAAAAACTTTCCAAAAGGGGAGGTGAGGCCTGCAGAGTTAAAGTGGCTTTTTAAAACAGGTCAATTTTCGAAAGACAGGGGGTACAATTTGATTAAGAAATGGTTTGATAATGGGCTCAAAACAAATGGAGAGGGGTTGACTGCGTATGATATTCAGTGTTTGGGTGATTGGAAGAGTTGTCCTTATCAGCAAAAGGCGAATTCGTTATTAAAAGCTTGGTTTGAAGTTACTGCTCCAAAAAAAGTCGATAAATTTCATGTATATGATTTTGAGAGATTATTTTCTGATGCACTTGATCAATGGGAAAAAAAGAGGGAGGTTTTATTCGATAAGTGGTTAAAAGGTGTAGTTCCTTCTCGTTTGAGTTCGATGGACATAAACGCTATTATTGCACTTGCTTTTTTCGTTGGGAGCAAAAAGCAGGAGAAATATAAAGATATTATAATTAGGTATATTGAGGGGTGGGTCAAAAACCATGGGGGCAGTCTAAGCAGTTGTGAGTTAGGGTTTTTATGTGAATCAGTTAAGTCGTCAAAAGATGGCAAACTTAGCCAGCTCCTACAAAAAATTACACCAGTTTGCCCAAGTAGTTGGAGTAAAAAAGGTTCCTTATTAACGGGTTCTTCAAACCATAACTCATCTTCTAGTAGTTCAAGTTCATCCTCCAATAGTAACTTCATTAATTCAAATCGGAAGAAATAA
- a CDS encoding NAD-glutamate dehydrogenase domain-containing protein — MKRPDKKDKLSKQKAVEFESKQFEEYYVWLQEHMPDGFFEEIEPDQYMLIAHYLMGFPLLDHYCQIQLKSEAFVLMLDSPDVDMKILKAFNLYGIKNYHTFISDAPPPFPGVKKRLVIAHIHFTSYEKPKPEKVKELLSKEKRHEIFEGLKEIIPEMTQEECEKLISAMDPLFIRSLSTERLILALHMFFRARTRDYCQYEVRYHEDWKYGKQKGDIPSMQIVLAWRNTPKHRFLFRLAKMIFRHNLKITRVTASYVEPYSKNSILIMSLGLHGIKGKAAWEETDTQDFLQELATLKYFQEGDDIEKVFVEPGLLRGNIGNLLRSAASFVHQTLVHADLNLYTLSNVIEGLCRHPELTTVICKAFELKFHPKSSNLDAYMKEREKTLMLIDHLDTGNELYDTRRKNILKQAMYFVEYTLKNNFYRNNKSALCFRLDPRYLNYVPFNRREKFPELPHGIFFTRGMHFIGFHIRFKDLSRGGLRTVFPQRYEQMIAERNNVFLECYNLSYTQQKKNKDIPEGGAKGIIFLEPYDQLLTEAQIYKKELKGANLEEGEIEEIIRQFKKEQKVEYLYQTQRAFIHSLLTIVNCMDDGTLKAKDVKDYWGKPEYIYLGPDENMHNVMIEWIAGYSKLCGYKPGIAFISSKPTAGINHKEYGVTSLGVNVYMEEVLHYLGIDPHKDPFTVKISGGPDGDVAGNQILNLYTKYPMTARLLAITDVSGTIFDPKGLDLSILTDLFHQTKPLAAYPPKRLNDGGFLLDLQTKKEETAISQKTLCWRKEGNKLREDWLSGSDMNHLFRHNLHQIETDIFIPAGGRPRTLNEYNYQDFLCKGKPTSRAIVEGANLYLTPEARIELEKLGVIIIKDSSANKGGVICSSLEILAGLTMSEEEFLKHKTELMPQILKIIEDKAHEEGQLLLKSRDDTGEFLTDLSDKASEKINAYTYQLLDYLEGVALSSQPDDPLVQALLNFCPPLIAEKYRDRVVGNIPEIHKKAIIASFLASRLVYKKGLSWSPSIVDVLPLISSDLN; from the coding sequence ATGAAAAGACCGGATAAAAAGGATAAGCTGTCTAAGCAAAAGGCAGTCGAGTTTGAAAGCAAACAGTTCGAAGAGTATTACGTTTGGCTTCAAGAACATATGCCCGATGGCTTTTTCGAAGAGATTGAGCCTGACCAGTATATGCTTATTGCCCATTACCTGATGGGATTTCCCCTTCTCGACCACTATTGCCAAATTCAATTGAAGAGTGAGGCCTTTGTCCTCATGCTCGACTCTCCCGATGTCGACATGAAGATCTTAAAAGCGTTTAACCTCTATGGCATCAAAAACTACCACACCTTTATCTCTGATGCACCACCCCCCTTTCCGGGGGTGAAAAAACGTCTTGTGATCGCTCATATCCACTTCACCTCTTATGAAAAACCGAAGCCGGAGAAGGTTAAGGAGCTCTTATCCAAAGAGAAGCGGCATGAAATTTTCGAGGGGCTCAAAGAAATCATACCTGAGATGACACAAGAGGAATGTGAAAAGCTGATCTCAGCGATGGATCCTCTTTTTATCCGCTCCCTTTCGACAGAGCGCTTGATTCTGGCGCTTCACATGTTTTTTCGAGCGCGGACCCGCGACTACTGCCAGTATGAGGTGCGCTACCATGAAGATTGGAAGTATGGAAAGCAAAAGGGGGATATCCCCTCGATGCAAATCGTCTTAGCATGGCGCAACACACCAAAACACCGCTTTTTATTCCGTCTCGCGAAAATGATTTTCCGCCATAATCTAAAAATCACACGAGTCACGGCATCCTATGTCGAGCCCTATAGCAAAAATAGTATCTTAATCATGTCCTTAGGGCTCCATGGAATCAAGGGGAAAGCTGCATGGGAAGAAACCGATACTCAAGATTTTCTGCAAGAACTGGCAACTCTAAAGTACTTTCAAGAGGGCGACGACATCGAAAAAGTCTTTGTCGAACCGGGGCTACTGAGGGGAAACATCGGCAACCTTTTAAGAAGTGCGGCCAGCTTTGTACATCAAACACTCGTTCACGCCGACCTCAACCTCTACACGCTGAGCAACGTGATCGAGGGGCTTTGCCGCCACCCGGAGCTGACGACAGTGATCTGTAAGGCTTTTGAGCTCAAGTTTCACCCGAAAAGCAGCAACCTCGATGCCTACATGAAAGAGCGGGAAAAAACGCTCATGCTCATCGACCATCTCGATACAGGAAATGAGCTCTACGATACCCGCCGCAAAAACATCTTGAAACAGGCGATGTATTTTGTCGAATACACCTTGAAGAATAACTTCTATCGGAATAATAAAAGTGCCCTTTGCTTCCGCCTCGACCCCCGCTATCTTAACTATGTCCCTTTCAACCGGCGGGAAAAATTCCCAGAACTTCCCCATGGAATCTTCTTTACCCGAGGAATGCACTTTATTGGGTTCCATATCCGCTTTAAAGACCTTTCTAGAGGGGGGCTTCGAACCGTCTTCCCGCAGCGGTATGAGCAGATGATCGCCGAAAGAAACAATGTTTTCCTAGAGTGTTACAACCTCTCCTATACCCAACAAAAGAAGAACAAAGATATTCCCGAGGGAGGGGCCAAAGGGATTATCTTTCTAGAGCCCTATGATCAACTTTTAACCGAAGCGCAAATCTACAAAAAAGAGCTGAAAGGGGCCAATCTTGAAGAGGGAGAGATCGAAGAGATCATCCGCCAGTTTAAAAAAGAGCAAAAGGTCGAATACCTTTACCAAACGCAGCGGGCTTTTATCCATAGCCTCCTCACCATTGTCAACTGCATGGATGATGGAACGCTCAAAGCAAAAGATGTCAAAGACTACTGGGGAAAACCTGAATACATCTACCTCGGTCCCGATGAAAATATGCACAATGTGATGATCGAGTGGATCGCCGGCTACAGCAAACTCTGCGGCTACAAGCCAGGGATCGCCTTCATCTCCAGTAAGCCAACAGCAGGGATCAACCACAAAGAGTATGGAGTCACCTCCCTTGGGGTGAACGTCTATATGGAAGAGGTTCTCCACTATCTAGGGATCGACCCCCACAAAGATCCCTTTACCGTTAAAATCTCTGGGGGTCCCGATGGGGATGTTGCCGGAAACCAGATCCTCAACCTCTACACAAAATATCCGATGACCGCTCGCCTCCTTGCCATTACCGATGTTTCCGGAACGATCTTCGACCCGAAAGGACTTGATCTCTCTATCCTTACCGACCTCTTTCACCAGACAAAACCCCTTGCGGCTTACCCGCCCAAGCGGCTCAACGATGGGGGCTTCCTCCTAGATCTTCAAACGAAAAAAGAAGAAACCGCGATCTCCCAAAAAACCCTCTGCTGGCGCAAAGAGGGAAACAAACTCCGCGAAGATTGGCTGTCGGGAAGTGACATGAACCACCTCTTCCGCCACAACCTCCACCAAATCGAAACCGACATCTTCATCCCTGCAGGAGGAAGACCCCGCACGCTTAACGAATACAACTATCAAGACTTCCTCTGCAAGGGGAAGCCAACCTCCCGCGCCATTGTTGAAGGAGCGAACCTCTACCTCACCCCAGAAGCCCGAATAGAGCTTGAAAAACTGGGTGTGATCATTATCAAAGATAGCTCCGCCAATAAGGGTGGGGTGATTTGCTCCTCTCTCGAAATCTTAGCGGGGCTCACCATGAGCGAAGAGGAGTTTTTAAAACATAAAACCGAGTTGATGCCACAGATCTTAAAAATCATTGAGGATAAAGCCCATGAAGAGGGGCAGCTTCTCCTAAAATCACGCGACGATACAGGAGAGTTTCTCACCGACCTTTCCGACAAGGCCTCTGAGAAAATCAACGCCTATACCTACCAGCTCCTCGATTACCTTGAAGGAGTTGCTCTCTCATCCCAGCCCGACGATCCTTTGGTCCAGGCATTGCTCAACTTCTGTCCTCCGCTGATCGCCGAGAAGTACCGTGATCGGGTAGTGGGCAATATTCCTGAGATCCACAAAAAGGCGATTATTGCCAGTTTCTTGGCCTCTCGCCTTGTCTATAAAAAAGGGCTTTCCTGGTCTCCATCGATCGTAGATGTTCTCCCTCTTATTTCTTCCGATTTGAATTAA
- a CDS encoding DUF4160 domain-containing protein — MPKAGEICGIVFFIFREIGAPHHLPHVLVKYGEYKGNFAIETGEQLNGRLFPARQSKTIQKVLVLHKEELLKFWHNLQQDTPESTAPIF; from the coding sequence ATGCCTAAGGCAGGTGAAATTTGTGGAATTGTATTCTTTATATTTAGGGAAATAGGGGCTCCCCACCACTTGCCGCATGTTTTAGTAAAATATGGTGAATATAAAGGGAATTTCGCGATTGAAACTGGAGAGCAGTTGAATGGGCGCTTATTTCCAGCGAGACAATCAAAAACCATTCAAAAGGTGCTTGTTCTCCATAAAGAGGAATTGTTAAAGTTCTGGCATAATCTCCAGCAAGACACTCCTGAGTCGACTGCACCAATTTTTTAG
- a CDS encoding DUF2442 domain-containing protein, which produces MEDPDKFNIKSFKLLGGFVIEIRYQDGKVQTIDFGQIRHEGWWKELEDPEYFKKVKINEIENLEWPHGQDFKPEHLYYWEKYRQDYM; this is translated from the coding sequence ATGGAAGATCCAGATAAGTTTAATATTAAATCGTTTAAACTTCTTGGCGGATTTGTTATTGAAATCCGATACCAAGATGGAAAAGTCCAGACGATAGATTTTGGACAGATCAGACATGAAGGTTGGTGGAAGGAATTAGAAGACCCAGAATACTTTAAAAAGGTCAAAATCAATGAAATTGAGAACTTAGAGTGGCCTCATGGTCAGGACTTCAAGCCTGAGCACCTGTATTACTGGGAAAAATATCGTCAAGACTACATGTAG